CAACGGCGTCGTTCAGGTCGAAGGTGTTGAGGAAGGTAATGGCGCGCGAGCCGGCCGCCCAGATTACCACGTGCTTCCCACTGCTACGCAGCTCTTCGACGCGGAGTTGCCACTGGGCAATTACTTTATCGGCAGCGGCGGTAAAGGCCCGCACGGCCACGGGCGTGGTGGGGTCGTGGGTGGGCGGCAACGAAGCCGGGTTGCTGAGCGGCATACCTGCCGGGCGCGCCACCAGGCTGATGTACTCGCCGTGCCAGCACGGCTGCACATCGAGCACCTCGAACCCGCAGCTGCGGAACAGGTACGCCAACGATTGCGGCGTAAACCAAGCGGAGTGCTCGTTCACGATGTTCCAAACCACCTGCTCGCCGATGTTGTAGAGCGCATTTGGTACTTCGAAGTAGATCAGCGGCTGCTCGCCTTCCGGAATGGCCCGGCGCAGCATGCGCACAAACTCGGCCTGGTGCGAGGCAATGATATCGAGCATGTGGCGGCAGCTGATGAGTGCCGCGCCCCGTAGCTTATCGGCCTTTTCGGGCCCGAAAAACTCCTTAACAAACTCCAGTTCCGCGGGTTCGGCCTGGCCCTCCCGCGGGGCATAGCCCGGGTCGATACCTAGGCCCGAGCCCATGCCTGAGCGCAGCAGCGTGCGCAGAAAGTCGCCGTCGCCGCAGCCAATATCCACCACACGCTTGCCCTGCAGGCGGTAGCGCTCCACCAGGTCCTCGCCCAAGCCATCGGTAAAGGCTTTGAACGAAGGCGAAAACTCCAGCGAAAAGTCGTTGCGGGTGTGGGTGATTTTGGCTGGTTCGTAGGCCTCGTTTACGATGAAGTGGCAGTGCGGGCAAAACGAAAGCCGCACATCGGTGATGGGCGCGTTGAGGGCCGCCTCGTGCGTGGGCCACAGAATGCCCGTTTGGGTAGGCACTCCGTGCACTTCGTAGAATATCTCACAATCGTGGGTGCCGCAAACCATGCAGGGCTTGCTGGCCGCCACTCGCGGGGGAGCTTCTGTAAATGCTTGGGCTTCCATAGGCCAGTGGAGAGAAAAGTTGGTGGAGGGAGGTAAGCGTATGCGTTAGGCTTTGGCCAGCAGCCCGACCCGGCGCAAGGCCCGGGCGGCCTTGTGCAACAGCCGAAACCCGATACCCGACTGCTCGGCCACATCGAGCAAGGTGTGCTGCCCGTCGGATTGGTTGAGCACCCAGAGCAGGGCCATTTGCCATTGCTGGCCATCGAGCCCGCCGCCCAGGTGCTTGTACAGGCCGCGCTTGCCCAGCTGCGGCTCGCCGTAGGGGCTGAGGTTTTGGTAGGCGTAATCGTGTTCGAGCACCTGGCACACCCGGCGCAGCACCCGCCACGACTCGCGCAGCTGGCGGGGCTTCACGAAATCGGGGTTGTCGGCCGAGGTATGGTACTCCGGAAACTCGCCGAACGGGGTGCGCGTGAGGCAACCCACCGGCAGGTTGAAGCCCGGCGAGCAGTACTGCCGCTCGTCGTAGCCGTAGGGCGAAAACCGACGCTGCCCGAAAGGCCCTAGGTCGGCATCGCGCAGGGCCACGGCAACGGCCCGGTCGGTGGTGGTGTGCCCCTGCCGCGAGCTTTTGTAGGTGAAATTGCCCGGCCCACCTAGGAGCGACAACACCAACCCGTGCCGGATGCGCGGTACCGCCGTGTGCTGGTGGGCGTGCAGCCAGGCAATGGCCCCGATGGTAACGGGCACAAACACAAAGCGGTAGGTGTAGCGCCGCTTGGGCCGCGCGGCCAGCCACTGCGCCAGCTCGGCGGCCACTACCAGGCTCGCCAGATTATCGTTGGCAAGCGAGGGGTGGCAGATGTGGCACGAAAACAACACTTCTTCCTCCGATTCGCCGGGCAGCACCAGCTGCCCGTAGGTAAGCGAGCCGACGGCGTCGAGCGTCGCGTCGATACACACCTCGTATTCCTCGTCGAGCAGCTGCTGGCGCTGGTTGTGCGCCAGGCAAAAGCCCCACGTGGGGTTGTAGTAGCTGGTGCGGTAGGGTATCAGCTCGGGCTGCTCGGGCAAGGAGTGCAGGTGCTCCTCCAGCTCGGCGCGGCTTACCCAGCGGTGCACTGGCGTGCTGTAGCTCACCACGTGCAGGTTGTGCTCCCGAAAATCAACCACGCGCCTCCCCTGCCGGTCGGCTATGTACGCATCGCAAATGTTCCACTCGGCGGGCACCGTCCAGTCGAACACCGGGGTGCCGCTGGCTACCTCGTGCACCTGCAGGCCGGGCGGCAGGTGCCGCGCCAGCACGTGCAACGTCTGGCGCACCCCATCGCCGGTAATGCTCCGGCAAATGGGGTACAGCTCGCGCAGCAGCGCGTGCATAGCCCGGCCCGAGCCGGTTGCACGCGGCTCTGCCAACGCGGGGGCCGTAGCCTCAGACTTGTGCAACGCGGGTAGTGCTGGGTGCATAGCTAAATACCTCGAGCTGGGGAATGGCCACCACAAACTGCCCGCCCCACTCGTTGATGAAATCGAGGTGCTCGGCAATTTCTTCGCGCAGGTTCCAGGGCAGAATCACCACGTAATCGGGCTTTTCTTCCCGAATCATTTCGGGCGCCAGCACCGGTATGTGGCTGCCGGGCAGGTATTTATCCTGCTTGTAGGGCGAGGCATCGGCCACGAACTCGATGAGCCCGGTGCCCTGCAGGCCGCAGTAGTTGAACAGCGTGTTGCCTTTGGCGGCCGCGCCGTAGCCGGCCACGCGCTTGCCTTGGCGCTTCTGCTCCAGCAAAAACTCCAGGAAATCGGTGCGCACCGTATCGATGCGGGGCTGAAAATCCTGGTAGTACTCCAGCGTGAGCATGCCGGCTTCCCGCTCGCGGGCAAGCAAAGCGCGCACGGCTTCGGTTACGGGCTTGGTGGTATCGGCGGTGTGGCGGGCAAACACGCGCAGCGAACCGCCGTGCGTGGGCAGCTCCTCCACATCGAACACCGTGAGGCCCTGCGAGGCAAAAATGCGGTTTACGGTGCTCAGCGACAGGTAGCTGTAGTGCTCGTGGTAAATGGTATCGAACTGGCACTTCTCCACCAGGTTCAGCAAGTGCGGAAACTCCATCGTCACCACGCCGCCGGGCTTCAGGGCTACTTGCATGCCGCCCACAAAGTCGTTGATGTCGGGCACGTGGGCCAGCACGTTGTTGCCGATGATCAGGTCGGCTTTCTGCTCGGAGCTGGCCAGCTCGCGGGCCAGCTTGGTGGTGAAGAAATCGACCAGCGTGCGGATGCCCTTGCCGGCGGCAATGCGCGCGGTGTTGGCCGTGGGGTCGATGCCCAGCACCGGCACGCCGTACTCGCGGAAATACTGCAGCAGGTAGCCGTCGTTGGAGGCCGCCTCGATAACCAGCGAATCCTGGTTGTAGCCGAAGCGCGTCATCATCATGTCCACGTAGCGCTTGGCGTGGTTTAGCCAGCTGGTGGAGTACGAGGAGAAGTAGGTGTACTCGGCGCCGAAAATCTCAACGGCCTTTTTCACCTCCCCGATTTGCACCAGAAAGCAATTGTGGCAGACGTAGGTTTTGAGCGGGTAAAACAGCTCGGGCTCCTCCAACTGCTGCGCATTCAGCATCGAGTTGGAGGGTGGGCAATGGCCTAGGTCAGCGAATACGTGGTGTAGTTCTGTTTCACAGTGACGGCAGTTCATAGTGCAAAGGGCTGTTGAGGAAGGTCAGGTGGAGGAGGAGATTGCGCCGTCCGCAAGCGCATGGCTCCGGGCTGCTACCTTGCTAGGTGTTTAACGATGCGTGCTGATTGATACCTAGGAAACGTGGGTGAGCAAGCGGAGCCGGGGCGGCAGGGCTGCTTTCCGCGTTATTCGGCACTTAGGGCTACTGCCTTGTTGGTACGGATGAGGTTGAAATCGGGATGCTGCTGGTCGCGGGCCGACACCAGCACCGGTGCAAACGGCCACTCGATGCCCAAAGCCGGGTCGTTCCAGCGGATGCCCCCTTCGTGGTTGGGCGCGTACTTGGCCGAAACCTGGTAGCTGATGTCGGTGTCGTCTTTGAGCGTCAGGAAACCGTGGGCAAAACCGGCCGGCACGTACAGCATGCGGTACGATTCGGCGGTCAGCTCCACGCCCAGCCACTGGCCGTAGGCGGGCGAGTCGGGGCGCAAATCCACAATCACGTCGTACAGGGCGCCGCGTGTGCAACGCACCAGCTTGGTTTCGGCAAAGGGCGCGGTTTGGTAGTGCAGGCCCCGCAGGGTGCCCTTGCGCGGATTGTGCGAGAGGTTGGCCTGCAGCGGCGGCGTGCTCAGGCCGTGCGCGGCAAACTCGTCTTCGCACCAGGAGCGGGCAAAAAAGCCCCGCTCATCGGCTATACGCTCCACATCGATAATGAAGGCGCCGGGAAGCTCGGTCTCGGTGAAGATCATGCTAGTGGGGTAGTTGCAACAGGCGGGGCAGCGGGCAAGGGCGGGGTTGGTGCCGGCGTTGGCCGCCGGCCTGGGCACGGGCGCTTGCGGCAGCACCTAGGCCGGTGCCGGGCAAACGCCAGAAGCCAGTTGTGCCGGCCGAGGCCGCCGCTGGCTGCTGACAACTTGAAAGCGTTAGTCGATAGGCAGAATGGTGGGCACGGCAATACGCTCGCCGATAGGCGCCTGCACCGGCGCCGACAGAATTTCTTCCATCACCGGGTCGGCCACCTTGGTGGGCTCGTCGCCCCACACCTTCCAGGCCGCCGCGCCGCGCTGCCACATATCCTCGAGCAGGTTTTTGTCGCGGAGGGTATCCATGGGCTGCCAGAAGCCGGTGTGGCGGAACGCGGCCAGCTTGCCTTCGGCGGCAAGCCGCTCGAGCGGGCCTTTTTCCCACACGGTGTTGTCGGCCTCGATGTAGTCGAACACGCCTGGCTCCAGCACAAAGAAGCCGCCGTTGATCCAGGGCGTTTCGGCACCTTCGGGCTTTTCGGTGAAAGCATCGATGCGGCCCGAGTTTTCGCTGAGGTTAAACACCCCGAAACGGCCCGGCTGGCGCACCGCCGTGAGGGTAGCCGTGGCTCCCTGCTCGCGGTGGAAGCGCACGGCCTCCCGAATATCAATGTTGCCCACGCCGTCGCCGTAGGTCATGCAAAACGTTTCGTTGCCTAGGTACTCGCGCACCCGGCGCAGGCGGCCACCCGTCATGGTTTCCTGGCCGGTGTCAACCAGCGTTACCGTCCAGGGCTCGGCGTTGTGGCGGTGCACCTGCATTTCGTTGCGGTCGACGCGGAACGTGATGTCGGCGTTGTGCAGGAAATAATCCGCAAAGTACTGCTTGATCATGTGCCCTTTATAGCCGCAGCACACCACAAAATCGGTGATGCCGTGGTGGGCGTAAATTTTCATGATGTGCCACAGAATAGGCCGGCCGCCTACCTCGACCATCGGTTTGGGTCGTACGCCGCTTTCCTCGCTGATGCGGGTGCCGTAGCCCCCCGCCAGGATAACTGCTTTCATGTATTAGGTGAAGTTTGGTGGAGAGTAGCTGTTGAGCTGCTACGCACGCTGGCCCTAGGTCAACGCGCCGGCAGGACACGCAATCTGATATGACTAAAGATATTTTTAATTATAACTTACCTATTATAAAGCAGGCATTTAATTTCAAAGAGTATAAATCACCTTCGAAATGTTACAACCTGGCGGCGCTGGCGGCGCTGGTTACCACGGTGCCGGCTCGGCCGGGCGCCCCGACAGGTGTTGTACTGCCTTTTTGGAAACCAGCCACACAAAGCGCGAGTTGGTAACGAGGTAGCGGCGCCACAGGCGGCGGGGCTCGAGGTACAGGCGGTAGGCCCACTCCAGCCACAGCTTGCGGGCCCACTCGGGCAGGCGGCGCTCCAGGCCGGCGTAGGTCAGAAACGCCTGCCCTACCCCCAGCATGCACGCTTTTACGCGCCCTTGGTGCTGGGCCATCCACTGCTCCTGGCGCGGGCAACCTAGGGCCACGAATACCAGATCGGGGTTGGCCTCGTTGATGCGGGCCACGTCGGCTTCGTCTTCGGCCGGCGTAAGCGGCCGGAACGGCGGCGAGTACATGCCGGCAATGCGCAGCGCGGGCAAATCCTGCCGGATGCGGTCTTCAATGGCCTGCAGCACCTTATCGGTGGTGCCGTAGAAGTACACCGACTGACCGCGCCGGGCGGCTTCGGCCAGCAGCATGGGCAGGGTATCCATGCCGGCCACGCGGGGCTGGCGGGGCCCGCCAAACCAGCGCACGGCGGCGGCCACAGGGCTGCCATCGGGGGCTACCACGGCGGCCCGGTTTACAATGGCGCTAAACGATGGTTGGCGGTAGGCCTCCACCACCATGTGCACGTTGGCGAAGCACACGTAGGAAGAGGTACGGGCCGCACCCAGTTTCAGGATGGTATCGACCATGGCAGTGGGCGTACCGGTAGAAATCCAGGTGTTCAGGACGGGGTAGCGTGGTAGCACAGAAGCGGTGGATGAGGGGAGGCAGGAGGAGTCGTAAACTCGGCGGCACGAGCCTGCGTGGGGCTAATACGGGGGCGGGTTAGTAAGCGTTTTTCTCGCCCCGCACCATGTTCCAAACCGTTTGGCCGATAATCTTCATATCGAGCCCAAACGACCAGTTTTCCACGTATTTCAGGTCGTACTCCACGCGTTTTTCCATGGTACCTTCTTCGCGGGTTTCGCCGCGGTAGCCGTTCACCTGGGCGTAGCCCGTGATGCCGGGCGTTACGGCGTGGCGCATCTGGTACTGGGTAATGTGCTTGGAGTACTCCTCGAGCTGCGACACCATGTTCGGGCGCGGGCCTACCACCGACATATGCCCCAGCAGCACATTGAAGAATTGCGGCAGCTCATCGAGGTTGTACTTGCGCAGGTAAGCCCCCACGCGGGTTACGCGCGGATCGTTTTTGGTGGCCTGCAGCTCGGTGCGGCCGTGGCTGGCGCTCATGGTGCGCAGCTTATAGCACGGAAACAGCTGGTTGTGCTTGCCCGGGCGCATCTGCTTGAAGAAAATTGGCCCCCGCGAATCGAGCTTGATCAGCAGCGCCAGCACGGGCATGATGATCGGGAACACCAGCAGAATAACGGCCAGCGAGAAGGCAATGTCGAAAATGCGCTTCAGCAGTTGGTTGGTACGAATGCCCAGCGGCTCGTGCCGGATGGTAAGGATGGGCATGTGGTCGTAGAAGTACACGTTCACATCCTTGCGCACGGTACCGCGGAAATCGGGCACGATGCGGAACGAGAGGAAGTGCTTATCGGCAAACTGGGAGAGCTCCTCGATCAGGTCGCGGCGGTCGAGGGGCAGGGCGAAGTAGATTTCGTCGATGCGGTTTTGCTGGCAAAAGGTTGTCAGATCGGCCACGCCACCGCGCACGAGGTTGCGCAGGCCGCCGGGTACCGGCTCGTCGGCAAAAAAGCCGGCAAACTCGTTGGCAATCGGGTCGTGCGAGGCCAGGAAGCGGTAGAGGCTTTGGCCGCTTTCGCCGGCGCCCACAATCACGTAGCGGCTAACCGGGCGCGCCACGTGCCGCAGGTACTGCCGGTACCCGAAAGTGAGAACAAAGCGCCCCGTTACCACCGCCACCAGCGACAAGCTGTAGGCCGCGAACAAGAAGCGGGCGGGCACCCAGTACTGCTTCATGAGCACGGCGCCCGTAAGCAGCAGCACGGCGTGCAGCAGAAAGGTGCGCACCACGTACATCAGCTTCTCGGGGTACGTGATGAGCTTATCGACGCGGTAGACGTTGGCATACTGCCCGGAGAGTATCCACCAGAGCAAGGCAAATACTACGAATACGGCCGGGTAAATACCCTCAAAATCCCAGGTGCCCGAGGTGATGTATCCGGCGCAGCGGAAGGCGCCGAAAATGAGCAATACATCGGTAATGGGCAGGATCAGACGTGAGGCATCGGTGTAGTGGCGGTACCGTTCCATAATTACGGGTGCAGGTGGTTGCGACGTAAGGACCTGGAGCTGCCGGAGTCCGTTACAAGGGCTCAGTACGGGCAAGGTAGCAAAAAGATATTACTTAACGTTTATTAATTATTACTTATTTAACCCTAAGTATAATACACCTTGCTTAAGTGCCATAAATCGCCTTTCCCGGACCCTTGTATAGTCCAGCTTAAAGCGGCGTAAATGCCAAATACTGTCGAGGTTTAGTTAGCAGGTAATAGCCTGAAGGCCATTGAATTGCTTGACAGGCCTCCTCCACGCGCCCGGCAGCACTGGCGAGTAGAGGTTTCTGCCTATATAGCCTCATTAATATACACAAAATTATTTTAGATAAACCACATTTTTTTCATTTCCAGCCCGCTGGTTTCGGCTCCGTTTGCCGCTCGCCTGGGTGGCGGCGTGGCCCGCCCCGGCCAGGGCTACCCAGCCGCCTGAGAAATCGTTGGCAAATCTGCCTTGCCCCTCCCCTGGCGCGGCTGCTCAGCCCTAGGTGGCCAATGAAGCGGTTAGCAGGGTGAGGCCACACCAACGAGCTCGGGCTTGGCCGCCCGCTCCCAGTCGCAAGCCCGGTTGCGGGTACTGCGCTATTTTTGGCTATGAACTTTGCATACACGGTAGCTGCGGCCACCGCGGCCGATGTGCCCGCCCTCGTACAGCTTATCAACAGTGCGTACCGCAGCGAGCCGGCCCAAGCCGGCTGGACGGGCGAAGGGCACCTGCTGAGCGGCCCGCGCACCGACGACGCGGCCCTGCACGAGCTGCTGCAAACGCCGGCCGCCACCATTCTTACGTACCACGACGCTGCCCACCAGCTGCGGGGGTGCGTGTTTGTGCAACCCCAGCAAGGCACGCTTTACCTGGGCTTGCTGGCGGTGCAGCCCCACGCCCAGGCCCAGGGCATCGGCAAACAGCTGCTGCGCGCGGCCGAAGCCCACGCTCGCCAGCACGCCTGCCGCAGCATCACGATTACGGTGCTCTCGGCACGGCCCGAGCTGATGGCGTGGTACGAGCGGCATGGCTTTCGGGCTTCCGGCGAAACGCAGCCCTTCCCGGCCGATGCGCGCTTCGGCGTGCCGGCCCAGCCCCTTACGCTGGTGGAGATGCTGAAAGTGCTGCCCTAGGTACCCCAAGGGCCAAACCGCCGGGCCAGCACCCAAGGGGCACCAGGCGGCAGCTCAACCCGAAAGGCTGATGCGCGGGAGCACACCCCAGCAGCAGCTACGGCTGGTTTTAGCCTTTAGGGCACCTGCCGCCAACGCAGGTACACGGTGGTGCCTTCCTCGCCCGAGGTCATCTGCAGGTTAATGTCGTGAAAGCCGGCGATGGTGCTTGCCAACGCCAAACCCAGGCCGCTGCCCTCGGGGCTGTTGGCCGAATCGGCGCGGCGGAAACGCTCGAACACGTGCGGCAGCTGATCGGCCGGAATGGCGGGGCCGGTGTTGTGAATGCGCAGTACATACCCTTCGTCGGCAGTAGGCTCGCCCGCAATGCCGATGCGCCCGCCCCGGTGGTTGTACTTGGCGGCGTTGCTGAGCAGGTTGTAGAACAGCGTAAACAGCAACGAGCGGTTGGCATTGGGTATAGCGGGGGCGCCGCTTAGCTCGCACGCCACGGTAATGTCGCGGTCGAGCAGGCGGTCTTCCAGCTCCTCCAGGGCCTCGCCCAGCAACTCGGCCACCGGCACGTGCCCGGCGCGCGGGTACTGGCCGTTTTCCACCCGCGAAATCAGCAGCAGGGTGCGCAAGGTGGCCGTAAGTCGCTGCAGGGTTTTCTGCGACGACACAATTTGCAGCTCGGCCGAGAGCGGCAGGTTTTCGGCCTGCAGCATGTTCTCGAAGCGGTTTTGCAGAATCGAAACCGGCGTGAGCAGCTCGTGCGAGGCATTGGCGATAAACTCCCGCTCCTGCTCGAACACCCGCTGTATGGTGTGCAGCATCTCCTGAATGGTGGCATCGAGGTAGCGGAAATCCGAGGTGGTGGTGCGCAGCGGCGGCAGGTTGGGCGCCGCCGGGCCGCGCACCGCCCGCAGCCGCCGCACGATCTGATCGACGGGCCGCAGCAAATAGCCGATTACGCCCAGCTCCAGCAGCAGCGTACTCAGCACCGCAAACAGCAACGCGTAGCCCGCCAACGAGCGCAGCAGCCCGTACACATCCTCCACCGACTCCATGCTTTTCCCGATTTCGAGCACGTAGGCCTGGCCCTGGTGCACCAGCCGGTGGCGCAGCACCCTAAAATCAACCAGCTCGCCGTCCTGCCGGCGCAGCAGCGTGGCTATGGTATCGGGGGCGGCGGTAGCAGCCGGCGGAGCGGGCCGCAGCTCAATGTATTCGTCCTGCAGCAGGTCGTAGTGCACGTGCCCATCCGAGAGGGCCCGCGGCAAAAACTCCGTTACGCCCAGCGTGCGGATGCGGTGCTGCACCCGTTGCAGCTCGCGGCGCAGGGCGTCGTCGGTGTGGCGCAGGGCCAGCGTACGCACCAGCCAGGGCAGCAGCAGCAGCAGCACGGCCGTCATCAGCACCTTCGAGAGCGTGCTGAGCAAAACCAGTTTCTGGCGCAGCCTCACGCGGCCGGGTTGCTCTTGATGCGGTACCCCACCCCGCGCACGGTTTCAATCCAGTCGCCGGGGTCATAGGCGGCCAGCTTCTTGCGCAGGTTCTTCACGTGCACGTCGATGAAGTTGGAGTCGCGCTCGTCGGCGTCGCTGATCATGCTGCCCCAGATATGCTCGCTGAGCTGCAGGCGCGTCAGCACCTTTTGCCGGTGCAGCAGCAGGTAGTGCAGCAGGTCGAATTCTTTTTTGGTGATGATTACCAGCTGCTCGCCGTGGCGCAGGGTTCGGTCGCTCACGTTCAGCCGGAAAGGCCCCAGCTCCACCACGTCCTGCTTCACGCCGTGCTTGCGGCGGGTAATGGCCTGCATCCGCGACACCAGCTCCAGCAACGAAAACGGCTTGGGCAGGTAATCGTCGGCCCCTAGGTCGAGGCCCTTGATGCGGTCATCGACGGTGCCGCGGGCGCTCAAAATCAGGATGGAGGCGTGTTGGTTGCGCTCCTTGCGCGCTTCGGCCAGCAGCAGCAACCCGTCCTGGTCGGGCAGCCCTAGGTCGAGCAGCACAAAGTCGTACTCGTTCACGAACAGCTTTTCGGAGGCCTCGCGCCCGGTGCGGGCAAAGTCGCAGTGGTACCGCTCGTTGTGCAGGTACAGGCCCAGCTCGCGCGCCAGGGCCCGGTCGTCTTCAATGATCAACACGTTCATGGCAAGGCAGTTGGTTAGGTTGAAGGGTGGCCCTTTTCCGGGCGGCTGCTTGCGACAAGCTCCGCAAATTAAAGCACTTTAATTCGGTTCGGGTGCAGGCTTTCCGGCTGGTGGCTTGCACGTCGCCACGCGGCCTTGTTCAAGCGCAGG
The sequence above is drawn from the Hymenobacter sp. YIM 151858-1 genome and encodes:
- the rfbC gene encoding dTDP-4-dehydrorhamnose 3,5-epimerase — its product is MIFTETELPGAFIIDVERIADERGFFARSWCEDEFAAHGLSTPPLQANLSHNPRKGTLRGLHYQTAPFAETKLVRCTRGALYDVIVDLRPDSPAYGQWLGVELTAESYRMLYVPAGFAHGFLTLKDDTDISYQVSAKYAPNHEGGIRWNDPALGIEWPFAPVLVSARDQQHPDFNLIRTNKAVALSAE
- a CDS encoding WecB/TagA/CpsF family glycosyltransferase gives rise to the protein MLPRYPVLNTWISTGTPTAMVDTILKLGAARTSSYVCFANVHMVVEAYRQPSFSAIVNRAAVVAPDGSPVAAAVRWFGGPRQPRVAGMDTLPMLLAEAARRGQSVYFYGTTDKVLQAIEDRIRQDLPALRIAGMYSPPFRPLTPAEDEADVARINEANPDLVFVALGCPRQEQWMAQHQGRVKACMLGVGQAFLTYAGLERRLPEWARKLWLEWAYRLYLEPRRLWRRYLVTNSRFVWLVSKKAVQHLSGRPAEPAPW
- a CDS encoding undecaprenyl-phosphate glucose phosphotransferase; amino-acid sequence: MERYRHYTDASRLILPITDVLLIFGAFRCAGYITSGTWDFEGIYPAVFVVFALLWWILSGQYANVYRVDKLITYPEKLMYVVRTFLLHAVLLLTGAVLMKQYWVPARFLFAAYSLSLVAVVTGRFVLTFGYRQYLRHVARPVSRYVIVGAGESGQSLYRFLASHDPIANEFAGFFADEPVPGGLRNLVRGGVADLTTFCQQNRIDEIYFALPLDRRDLIEELSQFADKHFLSFRIVPDFRGTVRKDVNVYFYDHMPILTIRHEPLGIRTNQLLKRIFDIAFSLAVILLVFPIIMPVLALLIKLDSRGPIFFKQMRPGKHNQLFPCYKLRTMSASHGRTELQATKNDPRVTRVGAYLRKYNLDELPQFFNVLLGHMSVVGPRPNMVSQLEEYSKHITQYQMRHAVTPGITGYAQVNGYRGETREEGTMEKRVEYDLKYVENWSFGLDMKIIGQTVWNMVRGEKNAY
- a CDS encoding DUF4910 domain-containing protein encodes the protein MHALLRELYPICRSITGDGVRQTLHVLARHLPPGLQVHEVASGTPVFDWTVPAEWNICDAYIADRQGRRVVDFREHNLHVVSYSTPVHRWVSRAELEEHLHSLPEQPELIPYRTSYYNPTWGFCLAHNQRQQLLDEEYEVCIDATLDAVGSLTYGQLVLPGESEEEVLFSCHICHPSLANDNLASLVVAAELAQWLAARPKRRYTYRFVFVPVTIGAIAWLHAHQHTAVPRIRHGLVLSLLGGPGNFTYKSSRQGHTTTDRAVAVALRDADLGPFGQRRFSPYGYDERQYCSPGFNLPVGCLTRTPFGEFPEYHTSADNPDFVKPRQLRESWRVLRRVCQVLEHDYAYQNLSPYGEPQLGKRGLYKHLGGGLDGQQWQMALLWVLNQSDGQHTLLDVAEQSGIGFRLLHKAARALRRVGLLAKA
- a CDS encoding response regulator transcription factor, whose product is MNVLIIEDDRALARELGLYLHNERYHCDFARTGREASEKLFVNEYDFVLLDLGLPDQDGLLLLAEARKERNQHASILILSARGTVDDRIKGLDLGADDYLPKPFSLLELVSRMQAITRRKHGVKQDVVELGPFRLNVSDRTLRHGEQLVIITKKEFDLLHYLLLHRQKVLTRLQLSEHIWGSMISDADERDSNFIDVHVKNLRKKLAAYDPGDWIETVRGVGYRIKSNPAA
- a CDS encoding class I SAM-dependent methyltransferase, with translation MNCRHCETELHHVFADLGHCPPSNSMLNAQQLEEPELFYPLKTYVCHNCFLVQIGEVKKAVEIFGAEYTYFSSYSTSWLNHAKRYVDMMMTRFGYNQDSLVIEAASNDGYLLQYFREYGVPVLGIDPTANTARIAAGKGIRTLVDFFTTKLARELASSEQKADLIIGNNVLAHVPDINDFVGGMQVALKPGGVVTMEFPHLLNLVEKCQFDTIYHEHYSYLSLSTVNRIFASQGLTVFDVEELPTHGGSLRVFARHTADTTKPVTEAVRALLAREREAGMLTLEYYQDFQPRIDTVRTDFLEFLLEQKRQGKRVAGYGAAAKGNTLFNYCGLQGTGLIEFVADASPYKQDKYLPGSHIPVLAPEMIREEKPDYVVILPWNLREEIAEHLDFINEWGGQFVVAIPQLEVFSYAPSTTRVAQV
- the rfbF gene encoding glucose-1-phosphate cytidylyltransferase; the protein is MKAVILAGGYGTRISEESGVRPKPMVEVGGRPILWHIMKIYAHHGITDFVVCCGYKGHMIKQYFADYFLHNADITFRVDRNEMQVHRHNAEPWTVTLVDTGQETMTGGRLRRVREYLGNETFCMTYGDGVGNIDIREAVRFHREQGATATLTAVRQPGRFGVFNLSENSGRIDAFTEKPEGAETPWINGGFFVLEPGVFDYIEADNTVWEKGPLERLAAEGKLAAFRHTGFWQPMDTLRDKNLLEDMWQRGAAAWKVWGDEPTKVADPVMEEILSAPVQAPIGERIAVPTILPID
- a CDS encoding sensor histidine kinase, which encodes MRLRQKLVLLSTLSKVLMTAVLLLLLPWLVRTLALRHTDDALRRELQRVQHRIRTLGVTEFLPRALSDGHVHYDLLQDEYIELRPAPPAATAAPDTIATLLRRQDGELVDFRVLRHRLVHQGQAYVLEIGKSMESVEDVYGLLRSLAGYALLFAVLSTLLLELGVIGYLLRPVDQIVRRLRAVRGPAAPNLPPLRTTTSDFRYLDATIQEMLHTIQRVFEQEREFIANASHELLTPVSILQNRFENMLQAENLPLSAELQIVSSQKTLQRLTATLRTLLLISRVENGQYPRAGHVPVAELLGEALEELEDRLLDRDITVACELSGAPAIPNANRSLLFTLFYNLLSNAAKYNHRGGRIGIAGEPTADEGYVLRIHNTGPAIPADQLPHVFERFRRADSANSPEGSGLGLALASTIAGFHDINLQMTSGEEGTTVYLRWRQVP
- a CDS encoding class I SAM-dependent methyltransferase, whose translation is MEAQAFTEAPPRVAASKPCMVCGTHDCEIFYEVHGVPTQTGILWPTHEAALNAPITDVRLSFCPHCHFIVNEAYEPAKITHTRNDFSLEFSPSFKAFTDGLGEDLVERYRLQGKRVVDIGCGDGDFLRTLLRSGMGSGLGIDPGYAPREGQAEPAELEFVKEFFGPEKADKLRGAALISCRHMLDIIASHQAEFVRMLRRAIPEGEQPLIYFEVPNALYNIGEQVVWNIVNEHSAWFTPQSLAYLFRSCGFEVLDVQPCWHGEYISLVARPAGMPLSNPASLPPTHDPTTPVAVRAFTAAADKVIAQWQLRVEELRSSGKHVVIWAAGSRAITFLNTFDLNDAVVAVVDINPRRQGQFMPRTAHPVVAPEQLMSFRPDVVLISNPTYAPEIEEQARQLGFRGEFLVL
- a CDS encoding GNAT family N-acetyltransferase → MNFAYTVAAATAADVPALVQLINSAYRSEPAQAGWTGEGHLLSGPRTDDAALHELLQTPAATILTYHDAAHQLRGCVFVQPQQGTLYLGLLAVQPHAQAQGIGKQLLRAAEAHARQHACRSITITVLSARPELMAWYERHGFRASGETQPFPADARFGVPAQPLTLVEMLKVLP